In a genomic window of Longimicrobiales bacterium:
- the leuS gene encoding leucine--tRNA ligase, producing the protein MDYRPQYIEEKWQRRWAEQNHNSLSDEQLASAERPFYNLMMFPYPSAEGLHVGNMYAFTGADIYGRWKRLQGETVFEPIGFDAFGIHSENFALKTGTHPMELIPSNIRNFTRQLTRIGAMYDWNHVVDTTDPSYYRWTQWLFLQLYRAGLAEKKEAAVNWCPSCHTVLANEQVIAGACERCGTTVEQRNLSQWFFTITKYAQRLLDNLKWIDWSDTTKKAQENWIGRSEGAEIWFEVESEWHAEPGSAADSAVADARAHHHELGEDDEYEQKLQISVFTTRPDTIFGATFLVLAPEHPVVDWITTDARRAEVQQYRERAGATDLVTRKKADKEKTGVFTGAYAVNPATGKPVEIWIADYVLMEYGTGAIMAVPGHDERDFEFATQFGLPIVEVITNSGAGAGALSGSGSGDSAGGLREAYVGEGVLVNSGEFDGMGSGEAISAITAWLAEQDSAEPKINYRLHDWCISRQRYWGPPIPIIYCDACGTVPVPEDQLPVVLPHVDNYKPDESGVSPLARVESWYRVPCPQCGADARRETDVSDTFLDSAWYFLRYPSANRTDVAFDAELTRKWLPVDMYIGGEEHAVLHLLYSRFITMVLHDLDIVGFEEPFATFRKHGLLIKEGSKMSKSRGNVVIPDRYIEEWGADTFRTYLMFLGPYQEGGDFRDQGLQGPFGFFSRLWDTVVPVAELGDAQPSGSVEQKLHATIAKVTDDVAGLRYNTAIAAMMEYLNVVREGNRAVNRPEVEPLVVLAAPFAPHIAEELWELLGHSESIFTGSNWPGYDAAKTIADSVEFVVQVNGKVRARMAMSRGITQEDAQAAALADDNVRRFIDGAEVRKVIFVPDRLLNLVVG; encoded by the coding sequence ATGGACTACAGGCCGCAGTATATCGAAGAGAAATGGCAGCGCCGCTGGGCGGAGCAGAATCACAATTCGCTGAGTGACGAGCAGCTCGCGTCCGCGGAGCGGCCGTTCTACAACCTGATGATGTTCCCGTACCCCTCGGCCGAGGGCCTGCATGTCGGGAACATGTACGCGTTCACGGGGGCCGATATCTACGGCCGGTGGAAGCGGCTCCAGGGCGAGACCGTGTTCGAGCCGATCGGCTTCGATGCGTTCGGCATCCACTCCGAGAACTTCGCGCTCAAAACCGGCACGCATCCGATGGAGCTGATCCCCAGCAACATCCGGAATTTCACGCGGCAGCTCACGCGCATCGGCGCGATGTACGACTGGAACCACGTCGTGGATACGACGGATCCGTCGTACTACAGATGGACGCAGTGGCTCTTCCTCCAGCTGTATCGTGCCGGTCTGGCGGAGAAGAAGGAGGCTGCGGTCAACTGGTGTCCGTCATGTCACACGGTCCTGGCCAACGAGCAGGTGATCGCGGGCGCGTGCGAGCGCTGCGGCACGACGGTGGAGCAGCGCAACCTGTCGCAGTGGTTCTTCACGATCACGAAGTACGCACAGCGTCTGCTCGACAACCTGAAGTGGATCGACTGGTCGGACACGACGAAGAAGGCGCAGGAGAACTGGATCGGACGCAGTGAGGGTGCGGAGATCTGGTTCGAGGTCGAATCCGAGTGGCACGCCGAGCCTGGCTCCGCCGCGGACAGCGCGGTCGCGGACGCACGCGCGCACCATCACGAGCTGGGTGAAGACGACGAGTACGAGCAGAAGCTGCAGATCTCCGTCTTCACGACACGACCGGACACGATCTTCGGCGCCACGTTCCTCGTGCTCGCGCCGGAGCATCCCGTCGTGGACTGGATCACGACGGACGCGCGACGTGCTGAAGTGCAGCAGTACCGTGAGCGCGCCGGCGCCACCGACCTGGTCACGCGCAAGAAAGCGGACAAGGAGAAGACGGGCGTCTTCACGGGTGCGTACGCCGTCAATCCGGCGACCGGCAAGCCGGTCGAGATCTGGATTGCGGACTACGTGCTGATGGAGTACGGCACCGGCGCGATCATGGCCGTGCCGGGCCACGACGAGCGCGACTTCGAGTTTGCGACACAGTTCGGCCTGCCGATCGTGGAAGTGATCACGAATTCGGGAGCGGGAGCGGGAGCGTTGTCGGGATCGGGATCGGGTGACAGCGCGGGTGGGCTGCGGGAAGCCTATGTGGGCGAGGGCGTGCTCGTGAACTCGGGGGAGTTCGACGGGATGGGGTCGGGGGAGGCCATCTCCGCGATCACTGCCTGGCTGGCGGAGCAGGATTCCGCGGAGCCGAAGATCAACTACCGGCTGCACGACTGGTGCATCTCGCGGCAGCGGTACTGGGGGCCGCCCATCCCGATCATATATTGCGACGCGTGCGGCACGGTGCCGGTGCCGGAGGATCAGCTGCCGGTCGTGCTGCCGCACGTCGACAACTACAAGCCGGATGAGAGCGGCGTGAGCCCGCTCGCGCGGGTTGAGTCGTGGTACCGCGTGCCGTGCCCGCAGTGCGGTGCCGATGCGCGGCGTGAGACGGACGTGAGCGACACGTTCCTCGACAGCGCGTGGTACTTCCTGCGCTATCCGTCCGCGAATCGCACGGACGTCGCATTCGATGCCGAGCTGACGAGGAAATGGCTCCCGGTCGACATGTACATCGGCGGCGAGGAGCATGCGGTGCTGCACCTCCTGTACTCGCGCTTCATCACGATGGTGCTCCACGACCTCGACATCGTCGGATTCGAGGAGCCGTTCGCGACGTTCCGCAAGCACGGCCTGCTGATCAAGGAAGGCTCGAAGATGTCGAAGAGCCGCGGCAACGTAGTGATACCGGATCGCTACATCGAGGAGTGGGGCGCGGACACGTTCCGCACGTACCTCATGTTCCTCGGACCGTACCAGGAGGGCGGCGACTTCCGCGACCAGGGCCTGCAGGGACCGTTCGGCTTCTTCAGCCGGCTGTGGGACACGGTCGTGCCGGTCGCGGAGCTGGGTGACGCGCAGCCGTCGGGCAGCGTCGAGCAGAAGCTGCACGCGACGATCGCGAAGGTCACGGACGACGTCGCCGGGCTGCGCTACAACACGGCTATCGCCGCGATGATGGAGTACCTGAACGTCGTCCGTGAAGGCAACCGTGCAGTGAACCGCCCGGAGGTCGAGCCGCTCGTGGTGCTGGCAGCGCCGTTCGCGCCGCACATCGCCGAGGAGCTCTGGGAGCTGCTCGGCCACAGCGAGTCCATCTTCACCGGCAGCAACTGGCCGGGCTACGACGCCGCGAAGACGATCGCCGATTCCGTCGAGTTCGTGGTACAGGTCAACGGCAAGGTGCGCGCACGGATGGCGATGAGCCGCGGCATCACGCAGGAGGACGCCCAGGCCGCCGCGCTCGCGGACGACAACGTGCGCAGGTTCATTGATGGCGCCGAAGTGCGGAAGGTGATCTTCGTGCCCGACCGCCTGCTCAACCTCGTCGTCGGCTGA